From Tachypleus tridentatus isolate NWPU-2018 chromosome 8, ASM421037v1, whole genome shotgun sequence, a single genomic window includes:
- the LOC143223896 gene encoding uncharacterized protein LOC143223896 codes for MKKIEKEKEKPVAQVVSFDDDEVKTEDERPVEWSHECYSAPPTCMSSPVLSSGNFPDLDQLSTYSNVSLSVSSKSSPQLERNESDKVNGGAGGLMNLHVTTNSQSLTSSMGIAVKKSSPLSSSVNMTSSDSSGDVCDQPSGSENSFPVNELSIKTKQDLEASNSSVIISESAPSHANNRQKNDTKKFIKQSNPLQPKREDFTNENILMPILGSSEFNAPLIPLSQGDDIPSEDSASIPSYGDEMENAAAALAMTQKISGWANSSGGQAQTREQKSNRTSLSQ; via the exons GCCTGTAGAGTGGTCACATGAATGTTATAGTGCTCCACCAACCTGCATGTCATCACCTGTATTGAGTTCAGGAAACTTTCCTGACCTTGACCAACTAAGTACATATTCTAATGTTAGTCTGTCAGTGTCAAGCAAGTCATCCCCACAATTGGAAAGAAATGAATCTGATAAAGTAAATGGTGGTGCAGGTGGATTGATGAATCTTCATGTCACGACAAATTCCCAGTCTTTAACTTCTTCCATGGGAATAGCTGTCAAAAAGAGTTCTCCCTTGTCTAGTAGTGTGAATATGACTAGCAGCGACAGTTCAGGAGATGTTTGTGATCAGCCTTCAGGATCTGAAAATTCTTTTCCAGTTAATGAACTTTCCATAAAGACCAAACAAGATCTTGAAGCTAGTAATTCTTCAGTGATCATAAGTGAGAGTGCTCCAAGTCATGCCAATAACAGGCAGAAAAATGATaccaaaaaatttataaaacagagtAATCCTTTACAACCTAAAAG AGAGGACTTcaccaatgaaaatattttgatgccCATTTTGGGGTCCTCAGAATTCAATGCTCCTTTAATCCCATTGTCTCAGGGAGATGACATTCCATCAG AAGATTCAGCATCCATTCCTAGCTATGGAGATGAAATGGAAAATGCTGCAGCTGCCCTCGCCATGACCCAAAAGATATCGGGCTGGGCTAACTCTTCAGGAGGGCAGGCACAAACTAGAGAACAAAAAAGTAACAGAACCTCGCTCTCGCAGTGA